A stretch of the Leopardus geoffroyi isolate Oge1 chromosome B2, O.geoffroyi_Oge1_pat1.0, whole genome shotgun sequence genome encodes the following:
- the LOC123609586 gene encoding HLA class I histocompatibility antigen, alpha chain G-like isoform X13, with protein sequence MTRPQFALPLLVLCLEKPISVTAVPGLSWPRTRWDFYSPDPEDAGRDAPNPPLAAVGGPGRDPDLRGLGEPRYLEVGYVDDTQFARFDSDASSPRMEPRVQWLKQEAPEYWEQETRGAKDTAQTFRLSLNTLRGYYNQSEAGSHTIQWLSSCEVGPDWRLLRGYWQFAYDGEDYIALNEDLRSWTAADTAAQITRRKWEAAGAAEHQRNDLQVTCVEWLRKYLERGNKTLLRTDPPKTHITHYPTSDHDVTLKCWALGFYPAEITLTWQRDGEDLTQDPEFVDTRPGGDGTFQKWVAVVVPSGEEQRYTCHVQHGGLPKPLMLKWESPPQLSIPMVGIVAGLVSFVVISAVVVGAVIWRR encoded by the exons ATGACGCGGCCCCAGTTCGCACTCCCATTGCTTGTCCTGTGTCTAGAGAAGCCAATCAGCGTCACCGCGGTCCCTGGCCTGTCCTGGCCACGGACCCGCTGGGACTTCTATTCTCCAGACCCTGAGGATGCGGGTCGTGATGCCCCGAACCCTCCTCTTGCTGCTGTCGGGGGCCCTGGCCGTGACCCAGACCTGCGCGG CCTCGGGGAGCCCCGGTACTTGGAAGTCGGCTACGTGGACGACACACAGTTCGCGCGGTTCGACAGCGACGCCTCGAGTCCGAGGATGGAGCCACGCGTGCAGTGGTTGAAGCAGGAGGCGCCGGAGTATTGGGAGCAGGAGACGCGGGGCGCCAAGGACACCGCACAGACTTTCCGACTTAGCCTGAACACGCTGCGCGGCTACTACAACCAGAGCGAAGCCG ggtcTCACACCATCCAGTGGCTGTCTTCCTGCGAAGTGGGGCCCGATTGGCGCCTCCTCCGAGGATACTGGCAGTTCGCCTATGACGGCGAGGATTACATCGCCCTGAACGAGGACCTGCGCTCTTGGACCGCGGCGGACACGGCGGCGCAGATCACCCGCCGCAAGTGGGAGGCTGCCGGAGCAGCCGAGCATCAAAGGAACGACCTGCAGGTCACGTGCGTAGAGTGGCTCCGGAAGTACTTGGAGAGGGGGAACAAGACGCTGCTGCGCACAG ACCCTCCGAAGACACACATCACCCACTACCCCACTTCTGACCATGATGTCACCCTGAAGTGCTGGGCCCTGGGTTTCTATCCTGCGGAGATCACCCTAACCTGGCAGCGTGATGGGGAGGACCTGACCCAGGACCCGGAGTTTGTGGACACTAGGCCTGGGGGAGATGGGACCTTCCAGAAGTGGGTGGCTGTGGTGGTGCcttctggagaggagcagagatacACGTGCCATGTGCAGCATGGGGGGTTGCCCAAGCCCCTCATGCTGAAATGGG AGTCCCCTCCTCAGCTCAGCATTCCCATGGTGGGCATTGTTGCTGGTCTGGTTTCCTTTGTGGTCATCAGTGCTGTGGTGGTTGGAGCTGTCATATGGAGGAGGTAG
- the MCCD1 gene encoding mitochondrial coiled-coil domain protein 1: MVLPLPWLSCCCRRLLLPSWPLGPQGSWRCCSQSPKASTKEQTSSTCSEKMRSPPRGPRPRPTAELAQAEELLEQQLELYQALLEGQEGAWEAQALVLKIQKLKEQMRRHRESLGDA; this comes from the exons AtggtcctccctctgccctggctctcATGTTGCTGCCGTCGcctcctcctgccttcctggCCCCTGGGGCCCCAGGGTTCCTGGAGGTGCTGCTCCCAGAGCCCTAAGGCAAGCACAAAAGAGCAGACCAGCTCCACATGCAGTGAGAAGATGAGGTCACCGCCAAGG GGTCCCCGGCCCAGGCCCACAGCTGAGCTGGCCCAAGCTGAAGAGTTGCTGGAGCAGCAGCTGGAGCTGTACCAGGCCCTTCTGGAAGGGCAAGAAGGGGCTTGGGAAGCACAGGCCCTGGTGCTCAAGATCCAGAAGCTGAAGGAACAGATGAGGAGACATCGAGAGAGCCTAGGAGACGCCTAA